A genomic stretch from Malus domestica chromosome 15, GDT2T_hap1 includes:
- the LOC103456249 gene encoding 3,5-dihydroxybiphenyl synthase (The RefSeq protein has 1 substitution compared to this genomic sequence): MAPLVKNHGEHQHAKILAIGTANPPNVYYQKDYPDFLFRVTKNEHRTDLREKFDRICEKSRTRKRYLHLTEEILKANPSIYTYGAPSLDVRQDMLNPEVPKLGQQAALKAIKEWGQPISKITHLIFCTASCVDMPGADFQLVKLLGLNPSVTRTMIYEAGCYAGATVLRLAKDFAENNEGARVLVVCAEITTVFFHGLTDTHLDILVGQALFADGASAVIVGANPEPKIERPLFEIVACRQTIIPNSEHGVVANIREMGFTYYLSGEVPKFVGGNVVDFLTKTFEKVDGKNKDWNSLFFSVHPGGPAIVDQVEEQLGLKEGKLRATRHVLSEYGNMGAPSVHFILDDMRKKSIEEGKSTTGEGLEWGVVIGIGPGLTVETAVLRSESITC; the protein is encoded by the exons ATGGCGCCTTTGGTTAAGAATCATGGAGAGCCTCAACATGCCAAAATCCTAGCCATTGGCACTGCAAATCCACCAAACGTCTACTACCAAAAAGACTATCCTGATTTCTTGTTTCGAGTCACCAAAAATGAGCACAGAACAGATTTAAGAGAGAAGTTTGATCGCATTT GTGAGAAATCAAGAACTAGAAAGCGTTACTTGCATCTAACAGAAGAGATTCTAAAGGCTAACCCAAGCATATATACCTATGGTGCCCCATCACTCGATGTGCGCCAAGACATGTTGAACCCTGAGGTCCCAAAGCTAGGGCAACAAGCAGCACTGAAAGCCATCAAAGAGTGGGGCCAACCCATCTCAAAGATCACCCACCTCATCTTTTGCACAGCTTCCTGTGTTGACATGCCAGGTGCCGACTTCCAATTGGTCAAGCTCCTCGGTCTTAACCCATCTGTCACTAGAACCATGATCTACGAAGCTGGTTGCTATGCTGGTGCAACTGTCCTCCGTCTAGCCAAGGACTTCGCAGAGAACAACGAGGGTGCACGGGTCCTTGTGGTGTGCGCTGAGATCACGACCGTGTTCTTCCACGGACTCACTGACACCCACTTGGACATATTGGTGGGCCAGGCTCTTTTTGCTGACGGAGCATCTGCTGTGATAGTTGGGGCCAATCCAGAGCCTAAAATTGAGAGGCCACTGTTTGAAATCGTGGCATGCAGGCAGACAATCATACCTAACTCAGAGCATGGTGTGGTGGCCAACATTCGTGAAATGGGGTTTACTTATTATTTATCAGGAGAAGTCCCCAAATTTGTTGGTGGAAATGTTGTGGATTTTCTTACTAAAACTTTTGAAAAAGTTGACGGAAAGAATAAGGACTGGAACTCCTTGTTTTTCAGTGTGCACCCTGGTGGACCCGCCATTGTAGACCAGGTGGAGGAGCAATTGGGTTTGAAGGAAGGGAAGCTTAGGGCAACAAGGCATGTGTTGAGTGAGTATGGCAACATGGGAGCTCCATCTGTGCACTTTATTTTGGATGATATGAGAAAGAAGTCGATTGAGGAAGGCAAATCCACAACTGGTGAAGGTTTGGAATGGGGTGTCGTGATTGGAATCGGACCAGGACTCACTGTTGAGACAGCCGTACTACGCAGTGAATCTATTACATGCTAA